The nucleotide window gaactagcaagcacgataagaactaaaagaaatatccaagcatcgccaagagatctaatccatctttcccttaccgcgatcttgcctcgaaccacctgaaaataaataattggaatgggatgagattactaaatctcagtgagtccgcctatcctattagtccactcggatctaaagggaacatgcaatcaaaaccaaatccaccattgattcggggttatacTCACTTCCGGTATAAGTACGGAGCAacaagtgactcgtccaccattggacttgcctcAAACAATTATACATCTTATAGCAACAAGCATGCAAAACCCGCCTCCATAACGGGGAATCtagaagtacgttaataccactagactaagttactaacacaccctcggtgggttcacccatgcctatttgtcaagagacttgcacaagcaccctgcaagaatggTTAAACGGGCTCGCACAAGCCTACACGGCTGCGaggtgaccttgcctaagaggcgacaccgtcccattaaccatctgtacgcacgtggtgttaacagcaagtgcaacacgccgtctcgacgcatgagcccatccgggtaggaacctaacgatgtagcctacatggcatcattagagatggtttacctgttatgcgtaggcttacttagtcgcataacgccatcataccgagcacgcgagtgtgtatacagcaagtgagtaaaatgcctccagaccctcacaagcacactgcaacggtagttcaggtatgtgcctctgggATCCATGATCAGGGTAGTCCCACGGACAACTCAAGGACCCATGGTCCGAATTGTAACTTAGTACCtggtctacttcgattcagcacacacacacacacataaacaAACGCTAAAGCACGCAAACAGATAAACCCGATTATTTAACCGAAATAATGGGCATTAATAGAATGATCATATTTCATCATAATATAGTATTCTTATTCCAGCATAACATAGCAGTTAGAAATAGTGAGCTAATTCAGTCTAACTTTACATAATTACATAATATCAGTGTCGCACTTTAACTGAAGGTATGTCAGATATgccgaaaaatattatttaaacaccaaagctaattttcctagatagtacactcaattagctttctaacggtacATGGTACGCGTCAAACAGACGTACGaaacgggagatatgaatttcccaATCTGCTTAATTTTTCCTTCtgcgcccagtgtaaccggttacaccagaacccgtaaccggttacggataCGCCAAATGCCCAGATTCTCAGTttttcaacagcgtaaccggttacaccaaaacccgtaaccggttacactgaaccagaacCATTTTTCTGCGTTTTTAAGGATTCTATGACAGTCCAAAAGTGCTTCCAAAGTCATCCCCTGCATTACTAACCAGATTCCCACGAATTTAAAACATGCATTTTATTCAGAATCATCAACCAACAAGGATTTAAGGCAATACAACATAATTAGCTTCATTGATTCATTAATTatcacacaatccctaaacccccaaATAGAACCCCAACATGCAAAGCCCATGgtttctatctaaggactcaccttagagatgaaatcagatgatgatgatgatgtagcaagatggagatgatgacAGGAGCAAAGGTTGGACAGAATCTGATGCATGCAAGGTTGAACAATTGGACCAAGTTTTGAAactcttctcttcttcctctctttccacgcttcttctcctctttctctccCTCACAAATTCTGTTTTTTTGATCAAGAAAGGAATGAGGGATCCAAACATGACTCTATTCTACTTAAGGGCGAAAATACCATTATACCCTTCCTATTGCCACTAATAGGTTTAGTTAGCACTAAAGACCAATTAGTAGAATATACATCATATTTATCCATCTTATTCTATACCAATTTTATTAGTAAACATAAAGATCGAATAAATAAAATgtcgggtattacattctccccccccccccttaaatagaattcgtcctcgaattcaaagAAAGCTTACCAAAACAAGTGAGGATAGGATTCTCGCATCTCTGACTCAAGCTCCCACGTAGCTTCCTCAGTACGCGTCTCATCCCACATCACCTTCACGATAGGTATCTCCTTACTTCTTAGGGATTTGCTTGCACGCTCCAGGATACGGTAAGGTTGAGGATCATAGGAAAGATCTGGTTCTACACCGACAGAATCCAGAAGGATAGGATGGAAAGTATCGGGCACAAACTTCTGGAGTTGAGATACGTGGAATACGTCATGCAGCCCAGATAGTGAAGGTGGTAATGCCAATTGATAAGCCACTTTACCTACCCGGCTCATAATCTGATATGGTCCCACATACCTCGGACTGAGTTTACGCGttttgaacggtcctcccaaTCTCAATCTTGGAGTGACCTTCAAATACACATGGTCACCAACCTCAAATTCTAAGGGTCTCCTTCGCTTGTCCGCATAGTTCTTTTGTCGGTCTTGGGCTTTCTTGAGATTATCTCGGATCATCTTAATTTTCTCGGTGGTTTCTTGtataatctccggtccaagaatactcttctcCCCTACTTCGGCCCAGCACAAAGGTGATCGACATTTTCTCCCGTATAGAGCTtcatagggagccatacccaaactagcatggtaactgttattatatgcgaactctatcaacggcaaatgatccttccaactcccaccttcttctaGAATGCAAGCTCTCAACATATCCTCTATCGTCTGGATCGTCCTCTCCGTTTGCCCATCGGATTGAGGATGGTTAGACGTACTCATATCCAATCTAGTCCCCAATTCCTTatgaaacatcttccaaaatctcgaagtgaatTTTGGATCACGATCAGACACTATACTGGACGGCACGCCATGCAACCGTACAATCTCTGCTATGAAAAGCCTTGCGAGACGAATCACCTTGTGAGTGGTCTTTACAGgtaaaaagtgagcagacttagtcaacctgtccactattacccatatagaatcatgtccgcctcgagtacgaggtaatcccacaatgaaatccatagagatagaatCCCATTTCCACGTTGGTACCTCCAGTGGTTGCAACATTCCTCCTGGCCTCTGGTGTTCAATCTTAACCTGTTGACAAATGGGACATTGTGCTACATActctgcaatctccttcttcatcccTGGCCACCAAAAATCtttcctcaagtcttgatacattttggtcgatccaggatgaatagaaaatcTACTCTTGTGTGCTTCATCTAGAATCAAACGCTTCAACTCAGAATCATTTGGTACACACATCCGTTGcttaaacaagattactccaTCAGGTGCTCTCACAAAATCAGGCATGCCTTCGCTCGCTTGCAATTGCTCATCATACCCTTGGAATATCCGAATTCTTTCTCGTAGCTCATTCTGAATGCTCAAATTACTGATCAACACACCATTGGGTGTCCATTCAAACTGAAGGTTAAGATTTCGAAACCTTTCCAATAAGTCATGTTCTAACATCATCAACTCCGCAACTCGAAATTCCTTCCTACTTAACGCATCTGCCACTTtgttagcctttcctggatgatacttcaattcaaagtcataatctttgaggtactccatccatctcctttgtcgcatattcaactccttctggtcgaaaagatatctcaagcttttatgatcactgaacatttcaaagtgaacgccatataggtaatgtcgccacaccttgagtgcaaaaactattgcagcaagctcaagatcatgggtcgggtaattctcttcatgagatctcaactgccGAGAGGCATAAGCCACCACTTGgccatcttgcatcaatactccgcctaaacctttcttagaagcatcgcAGAACACCTCATAGGATCGTTTTGGATCCGGAATTACTAACACGGGTGCAGTAGTCAATTTCTTCTTAAGTTTCTGGAAACTCTGCTCACACTCGGAGTCccattcaaaagcaacctcctttcGCGTAAGCTTTGTCAATGGTAAGGCTAACTTAGCAAACCCCATGATAAATCTCcggtaataacctgccaaacctaagaagctttTGACTTCAGTCACACTCTTTGGCCGATTCCAATTCACcactgcttctactttagaaggatccactgccACGCCTCCCCCAGAGATGACGTGACCGAGAAAACTTACTTCGGatagccaaaattcacacttactgAACTTGGCATACAATTGTTTCTCTCGCAGGGTAGATAACACAATCCGCAGGTGTTCTTCATGATCTTCGGGAGTACGAGAATACACAAGaatatcatcaatgaagatcactacaaactggtccagatatggttgaaagattcgattcatgtaatccatgaaaactgccggagcattagtcacaccaaaaggcataactaaaaactcgtagtgaccatatcgggtcctgaatgcagtctttggtacatctgagctcttcactcggatttgatggtatcctgacctaagatcaatcttcgagaacacactggctcctttcaactgatctaggaggtcatcaatccgtggTAAAGGATATTTGATCTTTATGGTAACTTTGTTCAGTTGACGGTAATCGATGCACAGGCgcatacttccgtctttcttcttcaccaaaagaacaggagctccccatggagaaacactgggtCGGATGAAATGCTTAGCAAGAAGCTCTTCCAATTGACGCTTCAGCtctctgagttcaataggagacatcctagATGGAGTCAGGGGCTGTTCCAGGAACAAGATCAATTGAGAATTccgcttccctttccggaggaagagaagtgatatcctcaggaaatACATCAGGAAATTCGCACACCACCGGAATCTCCGACAATTCAATTCTCACAGAAGGCTCCttggaaagaactaaaagaaaggatctttcttgagaaaagagataattaaccgtgctgattgtaccttctatcaacttggtaattgcatcatcggaagaagtctcttcagcaggaatgaatatggccttctctttgcaaccaatgtacaccgagttaagagacaaccaatccatcccTAGAATAACATCAAGCTTCTTGAGGGGTAAGCAAATTAGATCAATCGGGAAGTCACGACCATTAAAAGAGACTGAACAATCTTTGCAAATTAGTCGAGCTTCCACAGTATCATCCGTTGCCGAAGAAATAATCATAGGATTGGGTAATGGAGTAGCTTCCAAACCAAGTCGGTAAACACACTCGGTAGAGACAAAAGAATGAgtggctccacaatcaactaaaacacataaaggttgattgttaacataacacgtacccgcaatgagaTTGTTGTTTCCCTTGGCCTTCCTCGAATCCAAAGTGTAAACACGACCTGCAGTCTTTTCTGGAGCTCTCTTCTTCGGACAATTCCTCATCACGTGACCTTGCTCGCCACACTCAAAACATCTAACAGGATAAACCTCACAATTTCCAGTGTGCTTCCTCCTACACTTATCACAAAAGGGTGGTCGGGGGAAACGGTCACCGTGGCTTTGCTTCATCTTTGGTGGAGGATTACGGGGCCTCAAGTTTTGAGTAGATCTCCCTTGCTCCCTAAAGTTAGTCctgttctggttcctctcttcttgaaccctcttcaaactgttttcagcAACATAGCATTGCCTCAAACATTTAGCATAGGTAGTGAACTCTCTTTGGGAAacactatgagcaatgtcggccctcaaacccatcataaactgatcaatcttccatagttcatctgGAGCATAAACAGCTTGTCTGGAGTAGTCTGCCAAGTCCTCGAACTTCTCTGCATATTCTGAAACAGACATGTCACCTTGCTTGAAGTTCTGGAATTCTCGCTCCTTCTGAGTCCTCACACTATTAGGGAAATACTTCTCCAAGAATGCCACTTTGAAGTGTTGCCAATCCTTAGGAATCTCTTGTGTGGTGAAATAAGTAGatgcagtgttccaccacctaagagctggTCCCTTCATCTTCTGAGTAGCAAAGATAACCTTCTCTTCTTCAGTACACTGAATAGCTTGAAACACCCTCTCCATACCAGCTAACCAATCATGAGCCAAGAGTGAGTCAAGTCCACCAACAAACTCTGGAGGATACATCCTGAAGAAGGCACGAAAATCTGGTCCAGCTGCAGCTTAAGGAACGGGAACTTGAGTAGGAGGTTGTTGTCCCTGCATACCTTGCATCATTTGAGCCATCATCTGGTTCTGCTGCATCATCTGCTGCATCATCTGTTGCCAAGGCACGCCTGCACCTCCAGCTTCTTGCTCGGGCTCCACATGCCTagttctgggccttccgggacctctgcgttgctcagccatctccctgtctgtcctacgcatggaatcaagttgatcaggctcaataccataaataagacataaggaatcatactgattatacacatatgaggcagaattgtactACATTATGATGTGTCTTAGCAAGGTCGAGGATcgacatgctctgataccaactgtaacaccccacacatatttgtctagaataatatgcataaagtattaaatatggttcataagacaacaattaCATAATGTTTGCAGCGGAAAATAGAAGTACATGAATACAAAAGCCGAAtctatcatggccaaaatacaagtacatcatataagtacatgtccaaaatacatgaactagcaagcacgataagaactaaaagaaatatccaagcatcgccaagagatctaatccatctttcccttaccgcgatcttgactcgaaccacctgaaaataaataattggaatgggatgagattactaaatctcagtgagcccgcctatcctattagtccactcggatctaaagggaacatgcaatcaaaaccgaatccaccattgattcggggttatacTCACTTCCGGTACAAGTACAGAGCAacaagtgactcgtccaccattggacttgcctcAAACAATTATACATCTTATAGCAACAAGCATGCAAAACCCGCCTCCataacggggaatccagaagtacgttaataccactagactaagttactaacacaccctcggtgggttcacccatgcctatttgtcaagagacttgcacaagcaccatGCAAGAATGGTTAAACGGGCTCGCACAAGCCTACACGGCTGCGaggtgaccttgcctaagaggcgacactgtcccattaaccatctgtacgcacgtggtgttaacagcaagtgcaacacgccgtctcgacgcatgagcccatccgggtaggaacctaatgatgtagcctacatggcatcattagagatggtttacctgttatgcgtaggcttacttagccgcataacgccatcataccgagcacgcgagtgtgtatacagcaagtgagtaaaatgcctccagaccctcacaagcacactgcaactgtagttcaggtatgtgcctctgggatccatgatcagggcagtcccacggAAAACTCAAGGACCCAtggtccgaatcgtaacttagtacctggtctacttcgattcagcacacacacacacacataaacaAACGCTAAAGCACGCAAACAGATAAACCCGATTATTTAACCGAAACAATGGGCATTAATAGAATGATCATATTTCATCATAATATAGTATTCTTATTCCAGCATAACATAGCAGTTAGAAATAGTGAGCTAATTCAGTCTAACTTTACATAATTACATAATATCAGTGTCGCACTTTAACTGAAGGTATGTCAGATATGCCGAAAACTATTATTTAAAATCCAAAGCTAATTTTCATAGATAGTACACTcaattagctttctaacggtacATGGTACGCGTCAAACAGACGTACGaaacgggagatatgaatttccTAATCTGCTTAATTTTTCCTTCtgcgcccagtgtaaccggttacggataCGCCAAATGCCCAGAATCTCAGTttttcaacagcgtaaccggttacaccaaaacccgtaaccggttacactgaaccagaacCATTTTTCTGCGTTTTTAAGGATTCTATGACAGTCCAAAAGTGCTTCTAAAGTCATCCCCTGCATTACTAACCAGATTCCCACGAATTTAAAACATGCATTTTATTCAGAATCATCAACCAACAAGGATTTAAGGCAATACAACATAATTAGCTTCATTGATTCATTAATTatcacacaatccctaaacccccaaATAGAACCCCAACATGCAAAGCCCATGgtttctatctaaggactcaccttagagatgaaatcagatgatgatgatgatgtagcaagatggagatgatgacAGGAGCAAAGGTTGGACAGAATCTGATGCATGCAAGGTTGAACAATTGGACCAAGTTTTGAAactcttctcttcttcctctctttccacgcttcttctcctctttctctccCTCACAAATTCTGTTTTTTTGATCAAGAAAGGAATGAGGGATCCAAACATGACTCTATTCTACTTAAGGGCGAAAATACCATTATACCCTTCCTATTGCCACTAATAGGTTTAGTTAGCACTAAAGACCAATTAGTAGAATATACATCATATTTATCCATCTTATTCTATACCAATTTTATTAGTAAACATAAAGATCGAATAAATAAAATGTCGGGTATTACAATCTGTGTCCATCAGATCATTCCATCCAttcatccaacgcaccaaaacacGCGCACATACCATAGACTCTATcatcaaccacacaggatcacaatttaatttatttttctattttatttaattttctttgcaaaattatttaaaaataattttaaaaatcagaaaaatatgcaaaaaatatttttaggttgataaaatattgttttaatttttgacacaaaagcattttatttttcttaataataaaaatattttgtttaattaatcaatatatattcatatatttcattttaaatgtttctaaactatcaaaaaaaaaatcagaaaaaaatattttctttttatttaaattaagtttatatattataaaataattttgtacataattagaatatttttctcattaagtttaatttatgtgtataattgtttatataattatatgttaattagcttaataagttccaaaacaatttcaaaaattacaaaaaaattaattttgttttaaaattaattaacaagcaatatgaacatattttagacttaattttttaggtttaaattttatttctaattcttagcttTTCAATTacattaattatgcattaattttaattaaaaatcaaccatccaaaaatccaaaaaaacacttcctttatcttattgcaatttaaattcatagataagtgtataggttgtcaaaatcatgtaaatagcgtagtttacatttctcgcacaatcgatgtaatagcgtagatttactttccgcattttacattcccgcactttaaatttctgtacatataaaactgcgtgtatgtcaaagataataactgaagcgctagatcactaaattcaaaagacaaaaatatctgaatcataacacgatcacacttgcacctcttagggtaatccctttgttactcttttcaaaatcaattctactgtttcaaatgcaaatccaaacttttgtctacatccggtcaaaggagaattttctaaaagaaataggaaaggaccttataaatttagggtagatctcctaattgcttgctcaaatcaaaacaacaaatgtttcacatatcactgtttttcaaaacaaaactttcaaaaaagacaatactttgtatatatccaaacaaggatcattacgaagttaaagatctttttttcaaaacatcttttgaaagataaaacattttgtatacatccgcacaaggatcattacaaagttaatttacaaaggtattttaaaaccacatacaagcatttaaaataaagacaaatgattcaaacaagtgagctaagcaattaagagcccatggataaccatggatacaaaggggtgctaataccttccctttgtataacctacccccgaacccaaaatctcttaaaggtctttttctgtttcttttataaacctttccttaattggataaaataaaagtcggtggcgactctctgatttttttttccaaactcaaaaataaaaagaagagtcagttcgtatctcacgagagaaaaaccgaggacgacagaactggcgactctgctggggaattcaaaaacaaatgttttcaaaaggggttaccttagagtatagatcacttcgatgttttcaattgcttgtcttgatttgttctatttttcaaaggtttgtttgggtatttacttgtgtgaaagattctaacccgaatctcgagataccttaagtatgtgacaatagaccaaagaaactgtacggcatgtaccgatacggttgatctggtagtcaccgttagtgcgacactttggtctgtactgatttcccttgaaaacgatcaaggagtatgttaggcttccgaaatgtcattaaacactaatttgtcttagaacctttagttgaacttgacttgtggcctattaagtgactggctttgaaattgatcgaagttagttatcctcgaggaattttttgatcggccgtccgagtgccgtattgagatgttgtctccaaggatcatagaacccgaatactattttaggacaggtttaaaccaactcaacttcagtggggagggtatcacctataaaacctcatgcaagcctttaaacctaaggctattgtttgatttgtttgtgtttgccacatgtttgacatcatgacatcataagcatcataaacatatcattttctcactaatcatttcaaggatcgaagaatTTACCTTTGTTctttgttgcaggtaatggctcccgctaccagagattatatcaagatcaacatctcaacagtaccatctgaacttaaggaattaatatcagaatttcccagaaatgctcaattcacggaaaagcacggtcacctactccatttggttacctcaaaatttgaagaagacatgatacgggtcctgttccaattctttgatcccgaacatcattgttttacatttcctgattaccagctagtacccaccttggaagagttctctgaactaattgggttacctgttcgggatcaattacctttcactggtttaaaaaagattccaaaacctgaaatcattgccgctgccttacatttacgaaagtcaaaaatcgagtccaattgggaaacgaagagtggagtcaagggtttgctcgctaagttcttaatggaaaaggctcaatTACTACTAAAAAgtagaagttacctagcttttgaagaagttgtggctcttttgatttatgggttggttttattccctaatcccgaccagttcataagtgtgcacattatcaacattttcttaacccgcaatccggtacctactttgctgggagacatactacattctttacacactcgtactatgaagaaacgaggaactcttatgtgttgtgtaccactgctggctagatggtttacattacaccttccccgatcagtgttgagaaacgaacaaaggatgcaatggtctcgcaggattatgtctttgtcacattcagatatccggtggaacaacttctttcaaagagacatcactctcattgaccattgtggggagtaccctaatgtgccactccttggcatcaggggaggcatcacttacaacccctctttagctttgcgccaatttggatatgcacgaagaaacggtcctcatgacatgattatccgtggcattatgttcgactacgaagatgattcccaaaggtgtcgacgaaggtttatatatgcttggggcagtgtctacaaagtagaaagcaagactttaggacaatggaactctattcccatggagccttacctcaaatgggtgcgtgctcgtgctcagaagttcatcatgccagaagtcgaaggggacaaacctcgagttattctacatccggacatgccaactgacctggaagagctgcagaaatcttgggttcaactaagagaagaaagagacaccttcaaagcacactgtcaagactatgagaggaaagtgttggagctcaccagacaactccaggaagaacaacagatcaacacgttcctgggtgcaaagagaaagcgtccatgggaggcttgaagaatcctttattttctttattttattttgtaagcccgaaaaaggcaaagaaaagaaaaaaaaagaaaagaaagaaaaaaaagaaataaattgtttgactaataaatgtttgtttctcttctgtttaaacaaatttgaattctaagatccttgaaaacattgtatatacatttcattcataaacattgcataacaggttcacatgacaggtttctcatctcctcgctgtttaatttcagttagaagggatggattccgaaacaagtatcaagaatctcgaagcacaaaacgcccaagttcagatggCAATTTTggaactagcaaaggggcaacaagaactgaaagccctgatgatcaagaagaaaaagaagcccaaaggatctgtaggcttaagtcaccttgcgAGGAAAGCCAAAATCCCTGTCAGGAGGTCCAAAAAGGCGCCGatccctgaagtagtcggtgaaggtgatcaagaagacaatcacagcaaccagggttctgccaaacactccctctcttcaaacgaagaagattatcactccgaagacgaacagggtgatagcaaataccagcaattggaagaacgcatgaaagctatggagatacaaaaaatacctggtttggacttcaatgatcttggactcatctcagat belongs to Vicia villosa cultivar HV-30 ecotype Madison, WI unplaced genomic scaffold, Vvil1.0 ctg.004769F_1_1, whole genome shotgun sequence and includes:
- the LOC131642303 gene encoding uncharacterized protein LOC131642303, translated to MYPPEFVGGLDSLLAHDWLAGMERVFQAIQCTEEEKVIFATQKMKGPALRWWNTASTYFTTQEIPKDWQHFKVAFLEKYFPNSVRTQKEREFQNFKQGDMSVSEYAEKFEDLADYSRQAVYAPDELWKIDHLKRVQEERNQNRTNFREQGRSTQNLRPRNPPPKMKQSHGDRFPRPPFCDKCRRKHTGNCEVYPVRCFECGEQGHVMRNCPKKRAPEKTAGRVYTLDSRKAKGNNNLIAVLSKEPSVRIELSEIPVVCEFPDVFPEDITSLPPEREAEFSIDLVPGTAPDSI